A window from Gemmatimonadaceae bacterium encodes these proteins:
- a CDS encoding MBL fold metallo-hydrolase yields MTAAHHTARGYRNPWPDSEPRGLRDVLRWYWQRRRRTLAPDPAPKSIPLAQPLFPQRGMSGELHATWVGHATVLLQLGGTNVLVDPMWSDRASPLSFAGPRRFVAPGIAFDALPPIDVVFVSHNHYDHLDRPTVHALTRRMPGIEWVAPLGLAGKLRQWGAAKTRELDWWQESTIQTSTGPLRAVCVPAQHFSARGFGDRGRSLWCSWVIASGDLRVFFGGDTAYHPEFVQIGDRYGPFDVLMLPIGAYEPRWFMRTVHMNPPEAMRAYAELAGERGYAPIMLPIHWGTFRLTDESMQEPPEWTRRLWREAGYDPAKLWLLRHGETRTIRRSD; encoded by the coding sequence GTGACGGCAGCGCACCACACGGCGCGAGGATATCGGAATCCGTGGCCAGACTCCGAGCCGCGCGGTCTGCGGGATGTGCTGCGCTGGTACTGGCAGCGACGCCGGCGAACGCTTGCACCCGATCCGGCACCGAAGAGCATCCCGCTCGCTCAACCGCTGTTTCCTCAGCGTGGCATGAGCGGAGAGTTGCACGCGACCTGGGTTGGACATGCGACGGTGCTGCTACAGCTGGGAGGCACAAACGTTCTCGTCGATCCGATGTGGAGCGACCGGGCGTCGCCGCTCTCCTTTGCCGGCCCGCGCCGGTTCGTCGCTCCAGGAATCGCCTTCGACGCGCTTCCGCCAATCGATGTCGTTTTCGTCTCGCACAACCATTACGACCACCTGGATCGCCCCACCGTGCATGCTCTCACGCGCCGGATGCCTGGCATCGAATGGGTGGCGCCGTTAGGTCTTGCCGGGAAGCTGCGACAGTGGGGAGCGGCGAAAACGCGCGAGCTGGATTGGTGGCAGGAGTCGACAATCCAAACCTCGACCGGCCCGCTCAGGGCGGTGTGCGTACCAGCGCAGCATTTCAGCGCGCGCGGCTTCGGAGATCGCGGGCGCTCGCTCTGGTGCTCATGGGTGATCGCGAGTGGCGACCTGCGTGTCTTCTTCGGCGGAGACACGGCGTATCATCCCGAGTTCGTGCAGATCGGCGATCGGTACGGTCCGTTCGATGTGCTGATGTTACCGATCGGCGCGTACGAGCCGCGTTGGTTCATGCGCACGGTGCACATGAATCCACCCGAAGCGATGCGTGCCTACGCGGAGTTGGCAGGTGAGCGAGGTTACGCGCCGATCATGCTGCCGATTCACTGGGGTACCTTCCGACTCACCGACGAATCGATGCAAGAGCCGCCCGAGTGGACGAGAAGATTGTGGCGGGAGGCCGGCTACGATCCAGCGAAGCTGTGGCTGCTGCGGCATGGAGAAACGCGGACCATCAGACGCTCGGACTGA